A section of the Prevotella melaninogenica genome encodes:
- a CDS encoding nucleotide exchange factor GrpE: MSKKEKNIKIEGEELELNNEETTQNETETQAEDANGEETPAEEELNPLVAAQNEAEQWKDKYIRLVAEFENYKKRTLKEKSELILNGSEKTVAAILPILDDFERATADKTEDPQAIKEGFELIYKKFLKALETLGVNKIETENADFNVDYHEAIAMVPGMGDDKKGKVIDCVQTGYTLNDKVIRHAKVAVGQ; the protein is encoded by the coding sequence ATGAGTAAGAAAGAGAAAAATATAAAGATTGAAGGCGAAGAGCTGGAGTTGAATAACGAAGAAACAACCCAGAACGAGACTGAAACACAGGCGGAAGATGCTAACGGAGAGGAGACTCCTGCAGAGGAAGAACTCAACCCATTGGTAGCTGCACAGAACGAAGCTGAGCAGTGGAAGGACAAGTATATCCGTTTGGTTGCCGAATTTGAGAACTACAAGAAGCGTACACTGAAGGAGAAGTCAGAGCTGATTCTCAACGGAAGTGAGAAGACTGTAGCTGCTATTCTGCCTATCCTTGACGACTTTGAGCGTGCTACTGCCGATAAGACAGAGGACCCACAGGCGATTAAAGAAGGCTTTGAACTTATCTATAAGAAGTTTTTGAAGGCCTTGGAGACACTCGGTGTTAACAAGATTGAGACCGAGAATGCCGACTTCAATGTTGATTACCATGAGGCAATCGCAATGGTTCCCGGCATGGGCGATGACAAGAAGGGCAAGGTTATCGACTGTGTACAGACAGGCTATACACTCAATGATAAGGTTATTCGTCACGCAAAGGTAGCAGTAGGACAATAG